In Citricoccus sp. SGAir0253, one genomic interval encodes:
- a CDS encoding Lsr2 family protein, translated as MAQKAEVVLIDDLDGSPAKETIPFGLDGRHYEIDLSAANAKQLRSQLRAYVRRARATAPPAQRQQAAAIRQWAKDNGYAVSARGRIHQDIIEAYNKAG; from the coding sequence ATGGCCCAGAAGGCAGAGGTAGTCCTGATCGACGACCTGGACGGATCCCCGGCAAAGGAAACCATCCCGTTCGGTTTGGATGGCCGACACTACGAAATCGACCTTTCCGCGGCCAATGCCAAGCAACTGCGCAGCCAGTTGAGGGCCTACGTCCGAAGGGCCCGCGCCACAGCGCCGCCGGCCCAGCGCCAACAGGCTGCGGCTATTCGGCAGTGGGCCAAGGACAACGGATACGCGGTCTCCGCCCGCGGCCGCATCCACCAGGACATCATCGAGGCCTACAACAAGGCAGGATAG
- a CDS encoding aldehyde dehydrogenase (NADP(+)), with protein sequence MTTDLKTAPQPTTLEELEPVLAGAEQASHAWADTRPAIRATVLDAAAAALDAAADELVPLAMAETHLPEPRLRGELKRTTFQLRLFGEVLRDGGYLDVRIDPANAEWPMGAPRPDLRRWKEALGPVVVFAASNFPFAFSVAGGDTASALAAGNAVILKAHPGHAELSRRTGQVLAEALTAAGAPEGLFAVIFGREAGTAALQDHRVKAGGFTGSIPGGRALFDLATSRPDPIPFYGELGSNNPVFVTPEAAATQDQAIVDGFLGSFTAGAGQFCTKPGTLIVPAGSAIIDQLRDAELAPAAPLLNDRIVDGYQEVLGELDSHPDIQVLAQGSDPLAEAPSPTLLRTTAAAMLADPQALQRECFGPAAVVVEYTDASQLVALAETFEGQLTATVFADPDEDVSALVEILARKAGRVLWGQWPTGVSVTYAQQHGGPYPATTAAGSTSVGTAAIDRWLRPVAYQGFPQHQLPEALRDDNPLGLPRMVNGRPA encoded by the coding sequence ATGACCACTGACCTGAAGACCGCCCCGCAGCCGACCACCCTGGAGGAGCTCGAGCCCGTGTTGGCCGGCGCCGAGCAGGCCTCGCACGCCTGGGCGGACACCCGACCGGCCATCCGTGCCACCGTGCTCGACGCCGCGGCGGCCGCCTTGGACGCCGCGGCGGACGAACTGGTGCCTCTGGCCATGGCCGAGACCCACCTGCCCGAGCCGCGGTTGCGCGGGGAACTCAAGCGCACCACCTTCCAGCTGCGGCTGTTCGGCGAGGTGCTGCGCGACGGCGGCTACCTCGACGTCCGCATCGACCCGGCCAATGCGGAATGGCCGATGGGCGCCCCACGGCCGGACCTGCGCCGATGGAAAGAGGCCCTGGGCCCGGTGGTGGTCTTTGCCGCCAGCAACTTCCCCTTCGCCTTCTCCGTGGCCGGAGGTGACACTGCCTCGGCCCTGGCCGCCGGCAACGCCGTGATCCTCAAGGCCCACCCAGGCCACGCCGAACTTTCCCGGCGGACCGGCCAGGTCCTCGCCGAGGCCCTGACTGCCGCCGGCGCCCCGGAGGGACTGTTCGCCGTGATCTTCGGCCGCGAAGCCGGCACCGCCGCCCTCCAGGACCACCGGGTCAAGGCCGGTGGGTTCACCGGGTCCATCCCCGGCGGCCGCGCCCTGTTCGATCTGGCGACCTCACGCCCGGATCCGATCCCGTTCTACGGGGAGCTGGGCAGCAACAACCCCGTGTTCGTCACCCCCGAAGCTGCCGCCACCCAGGACCAGGCGATCGTGGACGGTTTCCTCGGTTCCTTCACGGCCGGGGCGGGCCAGTTCTGCACCAAGCCCGGCACCCTCATCGTTCCGGCCGGGTCGGCCATCATCGACCAGCTGCGCGATGCCGAGCTAGCCCCTGCAGCCCCGCTGCTCAACGACCGGATCGTGGATGGATACCAGGAGGTGCTGGGCGAGCTCGACAGCCATCCCGACATCCAGGTCCTGGCCCAAGGATCGGATCCGCTGGCCGAGGCCCCCAGCCCGACGCTACTGCGCACTACCGCCGCGGCCATGCTCGCCGACCCCCAGGCCCTGCAGCGGGAGTGCTTTGGACCGGCCGCCGTCGTGGTCGAGTACACGGACGCATCCCAGCTCGTGGCCCTGGCCGAGACCTTTGAGGGCCAGCTCACGGCCACCGTGTTCGCCGATCCGGACGAGGATGTGTCCGCCCTCGTGGAGATCCTGGCGCGCAAGGCCGGCCGGGTGCTGTGGGGGCAGTGGCCCACCGGCGTCTCCGTCACCTACGCCCAGCAGCACGGCGGCCCCTACCCGGCGACCACCGCCGCCGGCTCGACCTCCGTGGGCACCGCCGCCATCGATCGCTGGCTGCGGCCCGTGGCCTACCAAGGGTTCCCCCAGCACCAGCTGCCCGAAGCCCTGCGCGATGACAACCCCCTGGGCTTGCCCCGGATGGTCAATGGCCGGCCCGCCTAG
- a CDS encoding NAD(P)/FAD-dependent oxidoreductase, protein MSTLPGSSDPVAPIADVAVIGAGPAGLAASTAAAEAGASVVCLDANDQPGGQFWRHAAEDVHPEQDGTGHHGWATYQDLRRRFDAGITAGRIGFRPGQQVWMVQRVEDGFILRTTPSHDTDARDGLTVRARRLVIAAGGYDRQLPVPGWDLPGVMAAGGIQGFIKTNHQAPGKNVVIAGTGPFLLPVAANVVQAGGRVLAVCESTNLTGWAAGLGAAARVPAKGLEGAEYAALFLRNRIPYRLRTGVIAVLGDQHVEAVQLARLDAQGRPVPGTEQTLEGVDTVGFGWGFTPQVELPVSLGAQTRIDTDGSLVCVVDDRQQSTVPGLYLAGEVTGVGGAVLAVAEGEIAGRAASGAESDGGARLRRTVTAHRAFAQAMHTAHPVPQHWQDWLEEDTIVCRCEEVTAGDITAARDELGAEDARTVKSMTRAGMGWCQGRVCGFAASCIASGAQATQDSLRSVAKRPVAHPVALSDLAALDTAD, encoded by the coding sequence ATGAGCACCCTCCCGGGATCCTCTGACCCCGTCGCGCCCATAGCCGATGTGGCCGTCATCGGAGCCGGGCCTGCTGGCCTGGCCGCCTCGACCGCCGCGGCCGAGGCGGGGGCGTCCGTGGTGTGCTTGGACGCCAACGACCAGCCCGGCGGGCAGTTCTGGCGCCATGCCGCCGAGGACGTCCACCCAGAACAGGACGGCACCGGCCACCACGGCTGGGCCACCTACCAGGACTTGCGCCGTCGGTTCGACGCTGGCATCACTGCAGGCCGGATCGGGTTCCGTCCCGGTCAGCAGGTCTGGATGGTCCAGCGCGTCGAGGACGGGTTCATCCTGCGCACCACCCCGAGCCACGACACCGACGCCCGCGACGGGCTCACCGTCCGGGCCCGCCGCCTCGTCATCGCCGCCGGTGGCTATGACCGCCAGCTGCCGGTACCGGGTTGGGACCTGCCCGGCGTCATGGCCGCCGGCGGCATCCAGGGCTTCATCAAGACCAACCACCAGGCCCCCGGGAAGAACGTCGTGATCGCCGGCACCGGCCCGTTCCTGCTGCCCGTGGCGGCGAACGTGGTCCAGGCCGGGGGTCGGGTGCTGGCCGTGTGCGAGTCCACGAACCTCACCGGGTGGGCCGCGGGGCTGGGCGCTGCTGCCCGGGTGCCCGCCAAGGGGCTCGAGGGTGCCGAGTACGCCGCCTTGTTCCTGAGGAACCGGATACCGTACCGGCTGCGCACCGGTGTCATCGCCGTGCTGGGGGACCAGCACGTCGAGGCCGTCCAACTCGCCCGCCTCGACGCCCAGGGTCGGCCGGTGCCCGGCACCGAGCAAACCCTCGAGGGTGTGGACACGGTCGGCTTCGGCTGGGGCTTCACCCCCCAGGTGGAGCTGCCGGTGTCCCTGGGCGCCCAGACCCGGATCGACACTGACGGCTCACTGGTCTGTGTGGTCGACGACCGCCAGCAGTCCACGGTGCCGGGCCTGTACCTGGCCGGGGAGGTGACCGGCGTCGGGGGAGCGGTCCTGGCCGTCGCCGAGGGCGAGATCGCCGGACGCGCCGCCTCCGGCGCCGAGTCCGACGGCGGCGCCCGCCTCAGGCGGACCGTGACAGCGCACCGGGCCTTCGCCCAAGCCATGCACACCGCCCACCCGGTGCCCCAGCACTGGCAGGACTGGTTAGAGGAGGACACCATCGTCTGCCGGTGTGAAGAGGTCACCGCCGGGGACATCACCGCCGCCCGGGACGAGCTGGGCGCCGAGGATGCCCGCACCGTGAAGTCCATGACCCGCGCCGGCATGGGCTGGTGCCAGGGCCGGGTCTGCGGGTTCGCCGCGTCCTGCATCGCCAGTGGCGCCCAGGCCACGCAGGACTCGCTGCGTTCGGTGGCCAAGCGGCCCGTCGCCCACCCCGTCGCCCTGTCCGACCTGGCCGCCCTGGACACCGCAGACTGA
- a CDS encoding (2Fe-2S)-binding protein encodes MDQPQPPGMVTATFNGAALTAAAGSTVGAALVTNGIRSWRSTRAHDRPRGLFCGIGVCFDCLVEVDGAPNQRACMVTLRPGMAINGTAPTTCAPGQDGPDTPTAKAGESA; translated from the coding sequence ATGGACCAGCCCCAGCCCCCCGGCATGGTCACGGCCACCTTCAACGGCGCCGCCCTGACCGCCGCCGCCGGTTCGACCGTGGGTGCCGCCCTGGTCACCAACGGCATCCGGTCCTGGCGCAGCACGCGCGCCCATGACCGGCCCCGCGGACTGTTCTGCGGGATCGGGGTCTGCTTCGACTGTCTCGTCGAGGTCGACGGTGCCCCCAACCAACGCGCCTGCATGGTCACCCTGCGCCCGGGGATGGCCATCAACGGTACTGCCCCCACCACCTGCGCCCCCGGCCAGGACGGCCCCGATACCCCGACCGCAAAGGCCGGTGAGAGCGCATGA
- a CDS encoding FAD-binding oxidoreductase, translated as MGTTSDVVVIGAGVIGAAIAYFATLEGLRVTVVERDLPANGTSSACEGNILVSDKELGPELELTKYSLGVWKEDLAEHAGLWEFESKGGIIVASRPSSLASLNRLTATQRGFGIDAQDLSIDQLRDLEPNISPDALGAAYYPQDSQVQPMLVAAHLLRMARAHGAEVTTGAPVTGFVRAGDQVTGVHTVAGTFHAPAVVNATGTWAADLAAHAGVDVPVRPRRGFVMVTEPLPPMVHHKVYAAEYVDNVGSSDAGLQGSPVVEGTPAGTILIGSSRERVGFDRTVSLPALSTIARNAMELFPFLREVKVLRHYHGFRPYCPDHLPVIGHDDRAPGLWHAAGHEGAGIGLSVGTGKLMAQALAGRDPDLSLDAFAPHRFGESIPHPVHLEEAK; from the coding sequence ATGGGTACGACCAGCGACGTCGTGGTGATCGGCGCCGGCGTCATCGGCGCGGCCATCGCCTACTTCGCCACCCTCGAGGGGCTCCGGGTCACCGTCGTGGAGCGAGACTTGCCGGCCAACGGCACCTCCTCGGCTTGCGAGGGCAACATCCTCGTCTCCGACAAGGAACTGGGTCCCGAACTCGAGCTCACCAAGTACTCCCTGGGCGTGTGGAAGGAAGACCTCGCCGAGCACGCCGGACTGTGGGAGTTCGAGAGCAAGGGCGGGATCATCGTGGCCTCCCGGCCCTCCAGCCTGGCCTCCCTGAACCGGCTGACCGCCACCCAGCGCGGCTTCGGCATCGACGCCCAGGACCTGTCCATCGACCAGCTGCGGGACCTGGAGCCGAACATCTCCCCGGACGCCCTCGGCGCGGCGTACTACCCGCAGGACAGCCAGGTCCAGCCCATGCTGGTGGCCGCCCACCTGCTGCGGATGGCCCGCGCCCACGGTGCCGAGGTGACCACCGGGGCACCGGTCACCGGGTTCGTGCGCGCCGGCGACCAGGTCACCGGGGTGCACACCGTCGCCGGGACGTTCCACGCCCCGGCCGTGGTCAACGCCACCGGCACCTGGGCCGCCGACCTGGCCGCCCACGCCGGCGTGGACGTACCCGTCCGGCCGCGCCGGGGCTTCGTCATGGTCACCGAGCCGTTGCCGCCCATGGTCCACCACAAGGTGTACGCGGCCGAGTACGTGGACAACGTCGGCAGCTCCGATGCCGGACTGCAGGGATCACCCGTCGTGGAGGGAACCCCGGCGGGCACCATCCTCATCGGCTCCAGTCGCGAACGCGTCGGCTTCGACCGCACGGTGAGCCTGCCGGCCCTGTCCACGATCGCCCGCAACGCCATGGAGCTGTTCCCCTTCCTGCGCGAGGTCAAGGTCCTGCGGCACTACCACGGCTTCCGCCCCTACTGCCCGGACCACCTGCCCGTCATCGGCCACGACGACCGGGCCCCCGGGCTCTGGCACGCCGCCGGCCACGAGGGAGCCGGCATCGGCCTGTCCGTGGGCACCGGCAAGCTGATGGCCCAGGCCCTGGCCGGCCGGGACCCGGACCTGTCCCTGGATGCCTTCGCTCCCCACCGGTTCGGCGAGAGCATTCCCCACCCCGTCCACCTCGAGGAGGCGAAGTGA
- a CDS encoding GntR family transcriptional regulator → MSLTAGAPASPPGTATAAAFDPVVRSTSLRESVTERLRAAIVTGEIAEGQVVSAPALGQQLGVSATPVREAMMDLARDGLVETVKNKGFRVTTVTDRELDELTEIRLLLEPPTVASVVGSVPVDGLVVLDRLADQCLAAAQAQDLSGFLTADRQFHAAILDHAGNAHLTELSTSLRRRTRMYGLHALVRQGKLADSAREHHQLLDLMRSGDALGCRELMARHISHARGIWAGACDPGKDR, encoded by the coding sequence ATGAGCCTCACTGCCGGTGCGCCGGCGTCCCCGCCCGGGACGGCCACCGCTGCCGCTTTCGACCCGGTGGTCCGCTCCACCAGCCTGCGCGAGTCGGTCACGGAACGGCTCCGCGCCGCCATCGTCACCGGTGAGATCGCCGAGGGCCAGGTGGTGTCCGCGCCGGCGCTGGGCCAACAGCTCGGTGTCTCCGCGACCCCGGTGCGCGAGGCCATGATGGACCTGGCCCGCGACGGGCTGGTGGAGACCGTCAAGAACAAGGGCTTTCGGGTCACCACCGTCACGGACCGGGAACTGGACGAGCTGACCGAGATCCGGCTGCTGCTGGAACCGCCCACTGTGGCCAGCGTGGTCGGCTCCGTGCCGGTGGACGGTCTGGTTGTCCTGGACCGGCTGGCAGACCAGTGCCTGGCCGCCGCCCAGGCCCAGGACCTGAGCGGGTTCCTCACCGCCGACCGCCAATTCCACGCGGCGATCCTGGACCACGCGGGTAACGCCCACCTCACCGAGCTCTCGACCTCCCTGCGCCGACGCACCCGCATGTACGGCCTGCACGCCCTGGTCCGCCAGGGCAAGCTGGCCGACTCGGCCCGCGAACACCACCAGTTGCTGGACCTGATGCGCTCCGGCGACGCCCTCGGCTGCCGCGAGCTGATGGCCCGGCACATCAGCCACGCCCGGGGCATCTGGGCCGGCGCCTGCGACCCCGGAAAGGACCGGTGA
- a CDS encoding ornithine cyclodeaminase family protein: MTLPYFDADTIRRVLPFERAIQALEDGLRGEVDPERDSPRLFSPAPEGEFLLMPTEGGSRYTGVKVATIAPGNPARGLDKIQGVYALFDADTLAPLATMEGATLTAIRTPATTLTAVKHIAAAAPEGEALGADPRILVFGAGVQGLNHVRAARAVFPDATVQVVGRNPQRLADLVATLAAEGIPVTPVTGDPSAAVREADIIVCVSTSPVPLFDGSLPRDGAIIASVGQHGLDAREVDATLVRRSDVVVEGRASSWRESGDLIPARSTEEWQAMDLPNLKDLVGGRLRRTPQTCCLFTGVGMSWEDLTLAGVVYEECTS, from the coding sequence GTGACGCTGCCCTACTTCGACGCCGACACCATCCGCCGGGTCCTGCCGTTCGAGCGTGCCATCCAGGCCCTGGAGGATGGCTTGCGGGGCGAAGTGGATCCCGAACGCGACAGCCCGCGCCTGTTCAGCCCGGCCCCCGAGGGCGAGTTCCTGCTGATGCCCACCGAGGGCGGATCCCGGTACACCGGGGTGAAGGTGGCGACCATCGCCCCGGGCAACCCAGCCCGCGGGCTGGACAAGATCCAGGGTGTCTACGCCCTGTTCGACGCCGACACCCTGGCCCCGCTGGCCACCATGGAGGGGGCCACGCTCACCGCCATCCGCACCCCGGCGACCACCCTGACTGCCGTCAAGCACATTGCCGCCGCCGCCCCAGAGGGGGAGGCCCTCGGCGCGGACCCCCGCATCCTGGTGTTCGGCGCCGGCGTGCAGGGCCTGAACCACGTCCGAGCCGCCCGGGCGGTCTTCCCGGACGCCACCGTCCAGGTCGTCGGCCGCAACCCGCAGCGCCTGGCCGACCTCGTGGCCACCCTGGCCGCCGAGGGCATCCCAGTCACCCCGGTGACCGGGGACCCCAGTGCCGCGGTCCGGGAAGCGGACATCATCGTGTGCGTGAGCACCTCCCCGGTGCCCCTGTTCGACGGGTCCCTGCCCCGAGACGGGGCCATCATCGCCTCCGTCGGCCAGCATGGGCTGGATGCTCGCGAGGTTGATGCCACCCTGGTCCGGCGCAGCGATGTCGTCGTGGAGGGACGTGCCTCGTCCTGGCGTGAGAGCGGAGACCTGATCCCGGCCCGCAGCACCGAGGAATGGCAGGCGATGGACCTGCCCAACCTCAAGGACCTCGTGGGCGGCCGGCTGCGCCGGACCCCGCAGACCTGCTGCCTGTTCACGGGCGTGGGCATGTCCTGGGAGGACCTGACCCTGGCCGGCGTCGTGTATGAGGAGTGCACCTCATGA